One Pirellulaceae bacterium genomic window, TTGCCAAGATCAATCGATTTCAAATTGAACAATTCGCCTATTTACTGCAACGGTTACGTCAAATCCCAGAAGGCGAAGGTACGCTTCTCGACCAATGCATGATCGTCTATGGCAGCGGCATGAGCGACGGAAACAAACACAATCACGAAGATCTTCCGATCTTGCTTGCCGGCCGTGGCGGCGGAACGATCGACACGGGTCGCCACGTTCGCTTCCCCCAAGAAACGCCACTCGCAAATCTATACGTTGCGATGTTGCATCGTTTGGGAGTACCCATCGATGAGTTTGGTGATAGTACGGGAGAGCTTGATCAACTCAGTGTCGGGCTGCCAGCAAGATCCTGACCATCAAGTCGAGTCGGTCGCAGACAATCCCATTACCGTTTCCTCAATACACCGACGAATTCCATAGTCCTGTCCCTTATTTGCCTGCTCTCGCAACTTCACATCGGCAAGCTGTTCCTGCAGAAACGACAAAGCCTGCCCCGCATCGGTGCCGAGATGACGTAAAGCCTTACAGGCAGCCAATCGCACAAAGGGGCTTTCATTCTGCATTTTTTCAATGAGCAGCGTCACATCGCGCGGGCTAATTTTCGCAACCGCATTACTGGCCGCATAGCGATCATTATCGTCCTCGATCATCACAAACAACCGCGGCACGGCAGCTTGTGCCTCCTCACCAATCTCTCCCAACTCGTAGGCTGCGGCCTGTTTTACTTCGCGATCCTCATCCTCGGTCGCCAAGAGCAACGGCTTCAGCAACGGATCAAGTTCTTGGACGATGGACCGAAACGACTCGATGACCAGAATGCGAAAATCGCTATCCTCGTGTTCCAATGCTTCTACCAACCGACCGGTGATTGCTGCGGCGGCCGCTCCCATTTCCCGCAAAGCCAAAATGCTTTCATTTCGCACCTGGGCCGATCCGTCATCCAAACATTTCGCAAGCGCCTCTAAAGTGAGAGGTTCGACATGGTTGACGGCCCCCAGTGCGCGTGCGGCCTGAGCGCGAACGGTGACGTCAGGATCTTGAAGACAAACGATCAACGACGGAACCGCCTGTTTGGCTACACCACCAGCCAGCGCCAGGGCGACCGCCGCGTCGGCGCGTATTCGCTGGTCCGAATCAGTCAGTCCAACAGCTAACGTGGCAATCGACATCTCAGCCAATTCCTTATGTTGCCCAATGACACGTATCGCTGCTCGTCGAACGCTCGCGTCAGCGTCTTGATAGGCTCGTTCAAACTCGGCTACATAGGTCGTCGGTTTCTCAGCAGTGGCCCCCAAGGCCAGCAAACTTGCCGCTCGGACTGTTGGATTACGGTCGTTGAGTGTGTTGGCCAGCAGGTGGATCGCTGGTCTGGCAACTCCGCTGAGTCCTCCCAGGGCTTCCGCAGCCCGAGCTCGAACGACTTCGTTTTCGTCTCTCAACAACTCCATTAACTGAGGCAAGGCAGGTTGAGCAGATTCGCCAAGATTCCCAAGCGCCAACGCGGCCACCGAACGAACTTGCGACGACTGCGCCTCCAAGGCGCCGGTTAGAGCACTCGATGCTTCTCGGCCAACGATGGTTAACGCAACCACAAACTGCCGACAGACAGTTTCGGAACATTCTTGCTGTGAAAGCTGGGACAGAACACCGCTCACGGCTGACTGCCCCATTGCGCCAAGGGCCTGCGGAAGCAGAGCATCCAAATCTAATTCTGCGAAACGAACAATGGCATTTGTTAGGGGCACAACCGCAAAATCGGCTTTCATTCCCATACGTCGCAAAAGGTCGGCCGCTCGGATAACCGTCCGCAGATCCCCCGTCTCGACAACGCCGGCCAGCTGCCTAACCACCGCCTCTTGCGCTCCCACAAGTAAAAACAGCTCGCCCGCCGTATGACTCACTTCATCATGTTCGTCAGCGAGGAGCGTCCCCAGAATCGGAATGAGTTTCTCATGGCCAGGTGCAACATAGGCCAGCGCTCGGGCGGCTCGTAAACGAACTAACGGATCCTCATCTTCAACCGCTGCGAGAATATCGGGCACGGCTGAATTCGCGTCAGGGCCGACCCGCTCGAACACGAGCAATATTCCCGCTCGGCCGCTGGCATCTGCGTCGGGCAGGGCGGTCATTAATCTTTCGATGCTTTCGGTACCAAACGTGGCAAGAGCCCGACCCGCTTCGTCCCGAAAGTCTGCTTCAGAATTTGCCAATGCATTTATCAAAGAATTCACCGCAGTAAGGCCAGCAGGACCGATTCCTGCCAACGCCCGTGCAGCGCCCGTTTGTCCGATCACTGAACCGTTTTGAAGTGATTGCATCAGTGCGGGAACTGCGGCAGGTCCAACCTGGCGAAGGGCAATCGCTGCTCGGTATCGAACCTGGGCGTCCTGGTGATCCAAAGCCTTGATCAGTTCGGGAACCGCGGGTTCAGCCAGCGGACCCAGACGACTTAACGCAGCCAGGGCATGCGAACGGACTTGACCGTCATCATCGCTTAAGGCTTTCGCGAGAACACCCACGGCTGCTTGCGACGGTGTACCCATTTTCGACAGGGTGCGCGCTGCGTCGCGCCTTTCGTCCATGTCCGTAGACGACAGTCGATTGATTAACAAAGACACGTCGGACGGAGTTTGCCCCATCACGGCGGACAAGCTGAGCCCAGCCATGCATGCGGCCAAAAGGACTGTGCGGATCGTTTTCTTTGTCAAAATGTGTCTCTCCATCCATGCGTCGTTCGCAAAGCTGCGTCTCACTCAGCTTTACGAAGATGGACCTTTTCCATCAAGCTGTGATCGATAAAACACTCATCCGTTCTCGCAGCAATTCGTGCAAGCCACGCGCTGCATCTGCAGAAAAATATCCAGCCGGAATCTTAGCCTCCCCGCCAGTTGGTCGCAACGGACTTCCGCTGCCAGCGATTTCAACAGCACCGCCTGCGCTTTCAACAGTCGATCCCAGGCTCGCTGTTATGTTTTGCGTTTTGATGCACGGTGCCCTGAGCATGCCTGCGGCCGCAGAAACCAGTCTGCGTTAACTAACTCGATAGAAATGATACCAACACGGGCACCGTTCCCGTCGTCAAGCGTTTAAAATCATCAAATTTATAGCTCGCCGCCCCACAGTGGGCTCCGACTGCAGACCGGTCGTTTCCTGCTCGCGGCTTGAGAAGAGGCAGGACGTTAATTTAGCTTAAATTTCCGCATTCCGCCCACGGCAAAGGGTGCGAAAACGCTCAGTCGCAAACTGACCTGCGCTGAATTGATTCATCTTTGCTGCGCAATTCGCAAAAAGCGGCGGTGAAGATAGGATTCATTGGAAAGATCCCTTACGAGCCGAAAGTATCGTTGTCATGTGGCCTCGCAAACGTAAAAATGGAGAGGTACCATTCGTTGAAACGAGGATCTTGAAATGATGACGCTTTCGCGGATTCAACGCAGCAACACGGCCTGTTTTCCCAAAACAATTTTTTTACTTCTTACCGTGGTAATCATTCCCATTAACGGCTGGGCAGACACCATTGACTTCAACCGCGACATTCGTCCAATCCTGTCGGACCGCTGTTTTCATTGCCATGGGCCTTCCGAAGACGATCGTGAGGCTAACTTACGGCTCGACCAACCCGAAGGCGAAGAGGGCGCTTTGCGCAGCGTTGACGATTCTACCGTGATCGCCCCCGGAGATCCCAACGCTAGCCAGTTATGGCATCGAATCACTTCGACGGATCCCGACGAGCGGATGCCACCAGCCGATTCCAACAAGAAGCCATTGAGTGCGGAGCAACAAGAACTCTTCAAACAATGGATCCTCGAAGGAGCCAAGTTCGATAACTTTTGGTCTTTCGTATCCATCAAACCTGTTTCTCTACCCGACGTCGACGACGCATGGGCAAGCGGCATGATCGATTCCCATGTACTCGCCGAACTCGAGCGTGAAGGCATTCGCCCGAAACCGCGAGCGGATCAACGAACTCTAATACGACGGGTCACTTTTGATCTGACAGGTCTTCCACCGACCCCCGCCGAGATCGATCAATTTTTGGCTGACAAATCCCCCGATGCCTATGCGGATCTAGTTGAACGATTGCTCAACCGAAAATCCTATGGCGAACATATGGCTCGTTATTGGGCTGACCTGGTCCGGCTAGCGGACACGAATGGGATGCACAAAGACTTCTTCCGCAATTTCTCCACTTACCGATCCTGGCTAATCCGCGCCTTCAACGACAATCTTTCGTTTGATGACTTCATTCGGTACCAGTTAGCGGGCGATCTATACGAGACTCCAAGTGAAGACCAGCTCATTGCATCTGGATTCAATCGACTCCACATGATCATCGACAAGGGAACAGCTCTCCCAGAAGAAAGTCATCACAAAAACGTCCTGGACCGTGTTGAGGCATTTGGAACTGCATTCCTTGGTTTGACGATTCAATGCAGTCAATGCCACGATCATAAATATGATCCGATCAGTCAAAAAGAGTTTTACCAACTCTACGCATTCTTTAATAACTTTGATGGCGCGCCCGAAACAGATCGGGCGCCGAAAGGCGGTATTCAGACACCCGCGATCGAACTTGCATCGTCGCCCGACGAGCCTCGTCCAGATGGGACCCTCGCCATGGTGATGAAAGAAAGATCAACTCCCAAACCCACCCACATTTTGGTCGGGGGAGCCTACGATGTGCCCGGCGAGCGAGTCGAACGCAAGACTCCGGCTGCCTTGCCATCCATGAAACCCAAAGACGGCATCTACACTCGGATGGACTTAGCCGAATGGCTTATCGACCCTGCACACCCACTGACAGCCCGCGTCGCCGTGAATCGCTTCTGGCAGCAATTTTTTGGCACCGGCTTGGTAAAAACATCGGAAGATTTTGGAGCACAGGGAGAGTGGCCAAGCCATCCGGAGCTCCTGGATCAACTTGCTTTCCGTTTCAGCGATTCAAACTGGGACGTGAAAGAGCTGGTTCGTTCCATCGTGCTTTCCAACACCTACCAGCAAAGCTCTGATGCGAGTCCCGAGGAGTACAGGAACGACCCGGACAATCGACGACTCTCTCGAGGTTCCCGTTATCGCATGGATGCCGAAATGATCCGCGATCAGATCCTGCTATTGAGTGGTAAGTTAAACACCACGATGTATGGACCGAGCGTCAAGCCACCTCAACCACCAGGACTTTGGAAGGCGGTTAGCATGGCGGCTCCGCTTACCTATGTTGCCGACAAAGGAGATGCGATCTATCGGCGTAGCATCTACACCTATTGGAGACGAGCCATGCCGCCGCCTCAGATGACCATACTCAACGCCCCTTCCAGGGAATTCTGTACACCGCGCCGAGAGCGAACCAACACACCGCTGCAAGCTCTGCTGATGATGAACGAGACCGAATTTTTCAGTGCCGCCAAAGCTTGCGCCCAGGTGAGCATCGAACCGGGGAAGGGCGATGACGATCAACGGCTTACGTCACTTTACGAAAAGATCACCTCGCATCTTCCGGATCCTGATCGGCTCGTCCTTCTGCAGGCGACGTTAAATGACTTCCGCAACGTCTACGCAAACAATCCCCAGCTTACACAATCGTTGACCACCGAATTCGTAGATCTCGATGACAAACAACGCATCGAGCTCGCTGCCTGGACAATGATCACCCATAGCTTGATGAATCTTGAACTCGCAAAGGTCAAACGTTGATGACAAATCTTTTTCAGCAATTTTGCGACCTGCAGAATCGTCGCCAGTTTATTCGACAAGCGGGTATTGGACTGGGTGCAGCAGCGGTAAGCAACGTCGCAAAGCGCGCGGCTGCAGATTCCAACATCATGCAAGATCACACTCCCAAGGCGAAACGAGTCATCTTTCTTTTCATGGCTGGTGCTCCGAGTCAACTTGACCTTTTTGACTACAAACCTGACCTAGAAAAGCTCCATGACCAGCCGCTTCCGAAGGAGATCAGTGCGGGCCAGCGCGTCACCACTATGACACGAGGGCAAAAACAACTCATCTGTGCTTCGATCTTCAAGTTCGCTCCTCAAGGACAAAGCGGCCTTTACATGAGCGAGCTGCTGCCGCATCTTTCCACGATGGCAGACGATCTCTGCTTAATCAAATCGACCCATACGGAAGCGATCAACCATGATCCCGCGAAAACATTTTTTTGCACGGGAGACGAGATGCCTGGTCGGCCTAGCATGGGGGCATGGCTAAGTTACGGGCTGGGATCGATGAACCGAGATCTACCTGACTTCATCGTGCTCACCTCAGCTTTTTGGTCGGGAAAGGTGAATGTTCAGGCGCTTTACAGCCGCCTGTGGGGCACGGGGCCACTTCCATCCAGACACCAGGGAATTGCATTTCAAACGGTTGGTGATCCGGTTCTTTTTCTTTCGAATCCAGCCGGCGTAGACCGTGGCACACGGCAAAAAATGCTCGCACTTGTCGCAAGCGTCAATCGACAACAGCAACAGTTGACCGGCGACCCTGAAATCCAGACTTCCATTTCACA contains:
- a CDS encoding DUF1501 domain-containing protein, translated to MTNLFQQFCDLQNRRQFIRQAGIGLGAAAVSNVAKRAAADSNIMQDHTPKAKRVIFLFMAGAPSQLDLFDYKPDLEKLHDQPLPKEISAGQRVTTMTRGQKQLICASIFKFAPQGQSGLYMSELLPHLSTMADDLCLIKSTHTEAINHDPAKTFFCTGDEMPGRPSMGAWLSYGLGSMNRDLPDFIVLTSAFWSGKVNVQALYSRLWGTGPLPSRHQGIAFQTVGDPVLFLSNPAGVDRGTRQKMLALVASVNRQQQQLTGDPEIQTSISQQEMAFRMQMSVPELTDLSSETQANLQMYGPEVHKTGSFARNCLLARRMAERNVRFIQLFHRGWDHHTNLPTHLRGQARDVDQPIAALLKDLKQRGLLDDTLVVFAGEFGRTTFAQGVKDRQSYGRDHHPRCFTTWMAGGGIKGGLSYGETDDFCYNVAKDPVHIRDLHATMLHQLGINHKQLSIPHQGLDLRLTGVEPSRVIHEILS
- a CDS encoding HEAT repeat domain-containing protein encodes the protein MTKKTIRTVLLAACMAGLSLSAVMGQTPSDVSLLINRLSSTDMDERRDAARTLSKMGTPSQAAVGVLAKALSDDDGQVRSHALAALSRLGPLAEPAVPELIKALDHQDAQVRYRAAIALRQVGPAAVPALMQSLQNGSVIGQTGAARALAGIGPAGLTAVNSLINALANSEADFRDEAGRALATFGTESIERLMTALPDADASGRAGILLVFERVGPDANSAVPDILAAVEDEDPLVRLRAARALAYVAPGHEKLIPILGTLLADEHDEVSHTAGELFLLVGAQEAVVRQLAGVVETGDLRTVIRAADLLRRMGMKADFAVVPLTNAIVRFAELDLDALLPQALGAMGQSAVSGVLSQLSQQECSETVCRQFVVALTIVGREASSALTGALEAQSSQVRSVAALALGNLGESAQPALPQLMELLRDENEVVRARAAEALGGLSGVARPAIHLLANTLNDRNPTVRAASLLALGATAEKPTTYVAEFERAYQDADASVRRAAIRVIGQHKELAEMSIATLAVGLTDSDQRIRADAAVALALAGGVAKQAVPSLIVCLQDPDVTVRAQAARALGAVNHVEPLTLEALAKCLDDGSAQVRNESILALREMGAAAAAITGRLVEALEHEDSDFRILVIESFRSIVQELDPLLKPLLLATEDEDREVKQAAAYELGEIGEEAQAAVPRLFVMIEDDNDRYAASNAVAKISPRDVTLLIEKMQNESPFVRLAACKALRHLGTDAGQALSFLQEQLADVKLREQANKGQDYGIRRCIEETVMGLSATDST
- a CDS encoding PSD1 and planctomycete cytochrome C domain-containing protein, with translation MMTLSRIQRSNTACFPKTIFLLLTVVIIPINGWADTIDFNRDIRPILSDRCFHCHGPSEDDREANLRLDQPEGEEGALRSVDDSTVIAPGDPNASQLWHRITSTDPDERMPPADSNKKPLSAEQQELFKQWILEGAKFDNFWSFVSIKPVSLPDVDDAWASGMIDSHVLAELEREGIRPKPRADQRTLIRRVTFDLTGLPPTPAEIDQFLADKSPDAYADLVERLLNRKSYGEHMARYWADLVRLADTNGMHKDFFRNFSTYRSWLIRAFNDNLSFDDFIRYQLAGDLYETPSEDQLIASGFNRLHMIIDKGTALPEESHHKNVLDRVEAFGTAFLGLTIQCSQCHDHKYDPISQKEFYQLYAFFNNFDGAPETDRAPKGGIQTPAIELASSPDEPRPDGTLAMVMKERSTPKPTHILVGGAYDVPGERVERKTPAALPSMKPKDGIYTRMDLAEWLIDPAHPLTARVAVNRFWQQFFGTGLVKTSEDFGAQGEWPSHPELLDQLAFRFSDSNWDVKELVRSIVLSNTYQQSSDASPEEYRNDPDNRRLSRGSRYRMDAEMIRDQILLLSGKLNTTMYGPSVKPPQPPGLWKAVSMAAPLTYVADKGDAIYRRSIYTYWRRAMPPPQMTILNAPSREFCTPRRERTNTPLQALLMMNETEFFSAAKACAQVSIEPGKGDDDQRLTSLYEKITSHLPDPDRLVLLQATLNDFRNVYANNPQLTQSLTTEFVDLDDKQRIELAAWTMITHSLMNLELAKVKR